In one window of Nesterenkonia sandarakina DNA:
- the hemW gene encoding radical SAM family heme chaperone HemW produces MPSTLPLGDPVPADGGFPPAVQQALPGRAEVPFGLYVHIPFCSVRCGYCDFNTYTAEDLGPGASQVTYPDTLISELVFARGVLDTMGAPERLFSTVFFGGGTPTLLPPEELARILTRARELFGFRVDAEITTEANPDTITEATAQVLAEAGFTRLSLGMQSAVPHVLGTLDRTHDPANVERAVHAARAAGLQVSLDLISGTPGESLEDWRASLDHAVALQPDHISAYSLIIEEGTAMAAKIKRGALPDIDPDDQADKYLITDEVLGAAGLDWYEVSNFSTSRGTRSEHNLNYWLDSDWWGAGPGAHSHMAGLRWWNVKHPAAYAQRLSGGATPGHGRELLADEDQTLEHLMLRLRLAEGLDVAEFNALPQLRRSQGEKISAKSLQSLVHDGLIDDVAAQPGTAYPQGRAVLTLRGRLLADAVTRRLAP; encoded by the coding sequence TTGCCCTCCACCCTTCCCCTGGGCGACCCGGTCCCTGCCGACGGCGGCTTTCCGCCCGCTGTGCAGCAGGCCCTGCCGGGACGCGCCGAGGTGCCCTTCGGCCTCTACGTGCACATCCCGTTCTGCAGCGTGCGCTGCGGCTACTGCGACTTCAACACCTACACCGCTGAGGATCTCGGTCCCGGGGCCTCGCAGGTCACCTACCCGGACACGCTGATCTCGGAGCTGGTCTTCGCCCGCGGGGTCCTGGACACCATGGGCGCCCCGGAACGGCTGTTCTCCACGGTGTTCTTCGGCGGCGGCACCCCTACGCTGCTGCCTCCCGAGGAGCTGGCCCGGATCCTCACCCGTGCCCGTGAGCTCTTCGGCTTCCGCGTCGACGCGGAGATCACCACCGAGGCGAACCCTGACACCATCACCGAGGCCACCGCGCAGGTCTTGGCCGAGGCCGGGTTCACCCGACTCAGCTTGGGCATGCAGTCCGCGGTGCCGCATGTGCTGGGGACCCTGGACCGCACTCATGACCCGGCCAACGTGGAGCGTGCCGTCCACGCCGCCCGTGCCGCGGGCCTGCAGGTCAGCCTGGATCTGATCTCCGGGACGCCGGGGGAGAGCCTCGAGGACTGGCGCGCCAGCCTGGACCACGCGGTCGCGCTGCAGCCAGACCACATCTCGGCCTACTCGCTGATCATCGAGGAGGGCACCGCCATGGCGGCGAAGATCAAGCGCGGAGCGCTGCCCGACATCGACCCCGATGACCAGGCGGACAAGTATCTGATCACCGATGAGGTGCTCGGCGCCGCCGGGCTGGACTGGTACGAGGTCTCGAACTTCTCCACCAGCCGCGGCACCCGCTCCGAGCACAACCTGAACTACTGGCTGGACTCGGACTGGTGGGGCGCCGGTCCCGGTGCGCATTCGCATATGGCGGGCCTGCGCTGGTGGAACGTGAAGCACCCGGCCGCCTACGCGCAGCGTCTTTCCGGCGGCGCCACCCCGGGCCACGGCCGGGAGCTGCTGGCCGATGAGGACCAGACCCTGGAGCACCTGATGCTGCGGCTGCGGCTGGCCGAGGGACTGGACGTGGCAGAGTTCAACGCGCTGCCGCAGCTTCGCCGCAGCCAGGGCGAGAAGATCAGCGCCAAGAGCCTGCAGTCCCTGGTCCATGACGGGCTCATCGACGACGTCGCCGCGCAGCCGGGCACCGCGTACCCGCAGGGGCGAG